The proteins below are encoded in one region of Myxococcales bacterium:
- a CDS encoding SDR family NAD(P)-dependent oxidoreductase, producing the protein MKRALVTGASSGIGKVFAQKLAEQGSALTLVARTQTKLEELKTTLTGEGHEVLTTDLSKPNEVTALCKHIEQRRPGRLWRFPGKQPR; encoded by the coding sequence ATGAAACGTGCACTCGTCACTGGCGCCTCAAGCGGTATCGGAAAAGTTTTTGCGCAGAAGCTCGCTGAGCAAGGCTCAGCGCTTACCTTAGTTGCCCGGACTCAAACAAAACTCGAAGAGCTTAAGACAACTTTGACCGGAGAAGGCCATGAAGTTTTGACCACGGATTTATCCAAGCCAAATGAAGTCACAGCGCTTTGCAAGCATATCGAGCAACGCAGGCCTGGGCGTTTATGGCGATTTCCCGGAAAGCAGCCTCGATGA